One genomic region from Prunus persica cultivar Lovell chromosome G3, Prunus_persica_NCBIv2, whole genome shotgun sequence encodes:
- the LOC18782607 gene encoding pollen receptor-like kinase 3 produces the protein MAVTWFFYHRPHHLLFFSIIFFVLPCIAYSLAEPEALLKLKESFKNAEALNSWTPDTAPCARNTQWAGLICADGIVTGLRLGGMGLAGEIDTKVLAEIKGLRTMSFANNNFSGPMPEFNTLGPVKGLYLSGNQFTGEIPSNFFVKMESLRKLWLSNNKFTGNIPPSLATIPNLLELHLEDNGFSGSIPVINQSTLVSLNMSNNKLEGEVPASMSKFEASSFAGNAGLCGGKLGKECAKPEPPPAASTTPNENNNNNNNNNNDNNGGNVSVASAVVLVALIVLFFVKSRRKGEEEDFDMPGKENIEKADHPDSVELNVSEIKQKEVVVDRPSSSKRTGNSSRKGSNNGKGGGGMAELVMLNEEKGVFGLPDLMKAAAEVLGNGGLGSSYKAVMANGFAVVVKRMREMNGMGKDGFDAEMRRFGSLRHWNILTPLAYHYRKEEKLLIYEYIPKSSLLYILHGDRGPSHDELDWPARLKIIQGTAKGLAYIHTEFASCDVPHGNLKSSNILLGPDYEPLLSDFAFGPLINTANVAQALFAYKAPEAAEHGRVSPKCDVYCLGIIILEILTGKFPSLYLNNGKGGLDVIQWVRSAISEGRESELLDPEISSTKASLGEMEKLLHIGAACTESNPNQRLDMREAVTRIEQVQVLGSDHVPRTSHAPTLREGVGELPGETRLESNTIGSRSGRLDGDNDAAFSIS, from the exons GCGCCATGTGCCCGAAACACACAATGGGCAGGACTTATTTGCGCCGATGGCATCGTCACAGGGCTTCGTCTCGGGGGAATGGGTTTAGCAGGGGAAATTGACACGAAGGTCCTAGCTGAAATCAAGGGCCTTCGCACCATGAGCTTCGCGAACAATAATTTTTCGGGGCCAATGCCCGAGTTCAACACCTTGGGTCCTGTGAAGGGTCTTTACTTGTCGGGCAaccaatttacaggggagattccgtctaatttttttgtcaagATGGAGTCTCTGAGGAAGCTGTGGCTTTCGAATAACAAATTCACTGGCAACATCCCTCCTTCGTTGGCCACGATTCCCAATCTTCTCGAGCTGCACCTCGAAGACAATGGATTCAGTGGGAGCATTCCGGTGATCAATCAATCAACGTTGGTGTCACTCAACATGTCCAACAACAAATTGGAGGGGGAAGTTCCTGCCAGCATGTCGAAATTTGAAGCGTCGTCGTTTGCTGGGAATGCCGGCCTCTGTGGAGGGAAATTGGGCAAGGAATGTGCAAAGCCAGAGCCTCCTCCTGCAGCATCAACAACCCCTAATgagaacaacaacaacaacaacaacaacaacaacgacAACAATGGTGGAAATG TGTCAGTAGCTTCGGCGGTGGTGCTGGTTGCTCTCATCGTCCTGTTTTTCGTGAAGTCGAGGCGGAAGGGGGAGGAGGAAGATTTCGACATGCCCGGGAAGGAGAACATAGAGAAAGCAGATCATCCGGACTCGGTTGAGCTGAATGTGTCGGagataaaacaaaaggaagtgGTGGTGGACCGCCCCTCAAGCTCGAAAAGGACAGGAAACAGCTCGAGAAAGGGGTCCAACAATGGCAAGGGAGGCGGAGGAATGGCAGAGCTTGTGATGTTGAATGAGGAGAAAGGTGTTTTTGGGCTGCCAGATTTGATGAAGGCCGCCGCGGAAGTGCTTGGAAATGGGGGCTTGGGGTCATCTTACAAGGCGGTCATGGCGAACGGGTTCGCGGTAGTGGTGAAGAGAATGCGGGAGATGAATGGCATGGGAAAAGATGGGTTTGATGCAGAGATGAGAAGGTTTGGAAGTCTACGCCATTGGAACATCTTGACACCTCTGGCATACCACTACCGGAAAGAGGAGAAGCTCTTGATCTATGAGTACATTCCCAAGAGTagtttgctttatatattacatg GTGATCGGGGACCGTCCCATGATGAACTTGATTGGCCTGCCAGGCTAAAGATTATTCAAGGCACAGCAAAAGGGCTGGCTTATATTCACACAGAATTTGCATCATGTGATGTGCCCCATGGCAATCTCAAATCAAGCAACATACTACTTGGCCCTGACTATGAGCCATTGCTCTCAGACTTTGCATTTGGGCCTTTGATCAACACTGCAAATGTAGCACAAGCGCTATTTGCATACAAAGCCCCGGAAGCTGCAGAACATGGCCGAGTCTCTCCCAAATGTGATGTGTATTGTCTAGGGATCATAATTCTTGAAATCTTGACAGGAAAGTTCCCTTCTCTATACCTCAACAATGGGAAAGGAGGGCTTGATGTGATCCAATGGGTTCGATCAGCAATCTCCGAAGGGAGAGAATCCGAATTGTTAGACCCCGAAATTTCAAGCACGAAGGCTTCACTTGGTGAAATGGAGAAGCTCTTACACATTGGGGCAGCATGTACTGAGAGCAATCCAAATCAACGATTAGATATGAGGGAGGCCGTTACAAGGATAGAGCAGGTACAAGTTTTGGGAAGTGACCATGTGCCACGCACAAGTCATGCACCAACTTTGAGAGAAGGGGTTGGAGAGCTCCCCGGGGAGACAAGGCTCGAATCAAACACGATCGGAAGTAGATCAGGGCGCCTTGATGGAGACAATGACGCTGCCTTTTCCATATCTTAA